A genomic window from Amia ocellicauda isolate fAmiCal2 chromosome 15, fAmiCal2.hap1, whole genome shotgun sequence includes:
- the avpr1aa gene encoding LOW QUALITY PROTEIN: arginine vasopressin receptor 1Aa (The sequence of the model RefSeq protein was modified relative to this genomic sequence to represent the inferred CDS: inserted 2 bases in 1 codon): MHFPINVLFYSAGMRNFTDLDNQSLQVSAKDEPLISNRSGAKNESDDTYGRDEYVAKLEITLLGITFLVAVIGNLSVFLALYKTKKKMSRMHLFIKHLSLADLVVAFFQVLPQLCWEVTFRFYGPDFLCRIVKHLQVLGMFASTYMMVMMTLDRYIAICHPLKTLQQPTQRSYWMIISTWVCSLVLSTPQYFIFSLSEIHNGSGVYDCWGHFIQPWGVKAYVTWMTXSVSLVPVVILMVCYGFICYSIWQNIKYKTQKNAGETASKNGMMVPSSVSSIRTISRAKLRTVKMTFVIVLAYIVCWSPFFVVQMWSVWDENFSWHESENTAVTLTALLASLNSCCNPWIYMIFSGHLLQDFANCFPCSRQMRPRFKKQDSDSSLRRNTLLTRIHNRSPDCSIGTWRDYDNSPKSCRSIPVES, translated from the exons ATGCACTTCCCAATCAACGTGCTCTTCTACTCCGCAGGCATGCGCAATTTCACTGATCTTGATAACCAGTCCCTGCAGGTGAGCGCCAAAGACGAGCCCCTGATCAGCAACCGCAGTGGTGCCAAAAATGAAAGCGACGACACCTATGGGAGAGACGAATATGTGGCCAAACTGGAGATTACACTCCTCGGCATCACCTTTCTGGTGGCGGTCATCGGAAACCTGAGCGTCTTCTTGGCGCTGTACAAGACCAAGAAGAAGATGTCCCGGATGCACCTTTTCATTAAGCACCTGAGCCTGGCCGATCTCGTCGTGGCGTTTTTCCAGGTGCTCCCGCAACTCTGCTGGGAAGTGACCTTTCGCTTTTACGGGCCAGATTTCCTCTGCAGAATTGTGAAGCACCTGCAAGTTTTAGGCATGTTTGCCTCGACCTACATGATGGTCATGATGACTTTGGACCGCTACATAGCCATCTGCCACCCGCTGAAGACACTGCAGCAGCCCACCCAAAGATCCTACTGGATGATCATCAGCACCTGGGTGTGCAGTCTGGTGCTCAGCACTCCGCAGTATTTCATCTTCTCCTTGAGCGAGATCCACAATGGCTCGGGCGTCTATGACTGTTGGGGACACTTCATCCAACCATGGGGTGTCAAGGCGTACGTCACATGGATGAC CTCGGTATCCCTCGTCCCCGTGGTCATCCTCATGGTGTGCTATGGCTTCATCTGCTACAGCATCTGGCAGAACATCAAGTACAAGACTCAGAAGAACGCCGGGGAAACTGCGTCCAAGAACGGAATGATGGTCCCATCTTCTGTGAGCAGCATCAGGACTATTTCCAGAGCCAAGCTGAGGACGGTGAAAATGACTTTTGTCATTGTGCTGGCTTACATTGTGTGCTGGTCTCCATTTTTCGTTGTGCAGATGTGGTCGGTCTGGGACGAAAACTTCAGCTGGCACG AGTCCGAGAACACGGCCGTGACGCTGACGGCGCTGCTCGCCAGCCTGAACAGCTGCTGCAACCCGTGGATTTACATGATCTTCAGCGGGCACCTTTTGCAGGATTTTGCCAACTGCTTCCCCTGCAGCCGGCAGATGAGGCCGAGGTTTAAGAAGCAGGACTCGGACAGCAGCCTGCGCAGGAACACGCTCCTAACCAGGATCCACAACCGGAGTCCCGACTGCAGCATCGGGACCTGGAGGGACTACGACAACTCCCCCAAATCCTGCAGGTCCATCCCAGTTGAATCCTAA